From Zea mays cultivar B73 chromosome 3, Zm-B73-REFERENCE-NAM-5.0, whole genome shotgun sequence:
tctggataggttgcacatctttacccacaaactgtgttacccatttgccaagggatctcgactcccattcatctctaccgagaaaacaaggcagggtagcactacaaggcctttccaaagttccactagtttgagaaaacctgctacagtttcaggaagaaggaaacataggaatccctcgttccaaaagccatcgcagcatgatcgacccgataaCCTCCCTATACTCTCAGCAACACCTcctcgcttgcccctttcgggtaaggtaatctgtccctagctttcctaattaattgtcCAAGGGTGTCccgttaaacccttgtggtagcaatgTTTTCTCGAGTTGTTGCTCTATattccaattaacaaaatgatcttatcatgaacaataattaaaccaacaaTAATGAAAAAGTATGATCATAATTCATATATAGTATAacacccaaaaccaggtagagcatagcaagactacccaataatcCATCTGTATGCAAGTTGTGGGGTAATCAAAACTAGGTAGCCTATTATATCCCATCAGCTTAACCTAGCAGTGCCACAGTTACTAAGAATCATGAACATTATTAGCTCAAAGAAAGTGATCAAGGACGCAACTTGGCTTTTACTTGAGATAACCAGTTGCCTAGATGATTTCCCAAAAGTTGGGCTTCAGGTTCCTCGTGACCTTGCTTCTACTTGTAGCAATAAATACAATATGAAAATAACGAATATAATAACAATACACCAAAACATAAAAACAAACAacttaagaatattctacgcatcgCTACAAAACCGTaggttcgagaactactaaaatcgtagttaaaatgaattagttacgAATTTTCTAAGTTTCTAAACTATTTAGGGCTAGCTTGGGAACTCCATTTTCTCATgagatttctatttttccaagggaaaatgaactaatttctcttggGAAAATATAAATCCTTTGAAAAAATGTGGTTCACAATCTAGCCTTTATTATTGATTTTACTTTTAAAATAACTTTTCCAGGACCGAATCTGCAAGTTTTTGATTTAATTTTACTAGTTAAGGGTGCACACCCTGCGCGCGTGTATTATAGGCTTAAAATATATCGAGAGACATACACCTTTAAATTTCACCTTCTTGAAGATGTTCATAGCGGCCGGATGGATCACTGGGGACTATAAGCGCTCGCGAACAGGGACATCTAAAATACTCGCAGCCTATGGAGTTGCAGGCCAGCCTGTGTGAGGTGTTAGACTAACTGCAACCCTGCCTCTTGGCAGCCTCCTCCCCTTGTATGGCGCCTGTAAGGGGCACTCTAAGGCCACAGTGCTACCCCTACAGCGCCCCTACGTGTcggcccccttctctctctcctagATATAGTGTGTCACTGTTCATCCTCCCAAACACTGTgttgtgggtccacgagtaattgttagtagataaaaattgatagttgatataaaaaatgatattttatagttgtagtggggtatagggggagtatttaaggggaaccgctgcgggagatgaaaaaatagggaggaaatagggggaaaaagtgatatagggggaaaaatttaggggtaacggttgTGGATAGCATTAGGAAGGTGCCTCGTCTCCGTTCATATACGACCGTATGGTTAAAAAAGTGACATGGCTGATATAATATATGGTAAAGTAATTGTTAGCGATGAAGACCAAAGCAATAAACAGGGGGTTAAGTACTCTTTCTAGCCACGACCTAATCAGCATAAGCTCCTCACCTCCATTTCTATATATACGCGGGTAGATAGAACACTTGGGATCCATAAAGTCGTGAAACACGGAGTTGACAGACTGCTCAAGTGGGATCGCCACGTTCAGCGGCTGGATTGTCACAACACCTTGCTGATTTAAAAAGCATGGTTAAGAGAACGAATCAGATTAATAGATTGTATCAATTAAAACATTAGCAGGGACAAGATGAGGAGAAATTCTGACCTTGGCGGTAGAAGCGAGGCAAGCAGCAACTTCTGCAGTAGAACTACGGTTTCTTAGCACAATAGGAAAACGAAGAATTGAGATGTATTGGTCTACGTAACAAGATAATATTCAGATCCTAAAGCTTGTAAGCTAATAAATCATGACGATTAGTAGCGATAAGGCATTTCTTATATATGAAACGCGGTACAAAACACGACTTCTAGGGCTATCCACGTCGACTTTTATTTTTTCAGCCGTTAGATTCACAATCAAAGGACAAGCAGACGCGATGCCATTTCTATCCTCCACAGATGACGCGATGTTTCCAGAAATCGCTTCTTCTTTCCTTCCTCTAGGCGTCTCTCTCCCGAGGCTACGGGCCTACAGCTTCGATGTTAAGCTAGTGGAGTTCCTCCGCGGTGGACGGCGATGGCGGAGACCACCTGCTTCTCCGTGTCACGCCCACAGATCTCGGCTGCCACGGTCTCGCGCTTGCCGACCCATGCGCCCGTGCAAGCACGTGTTGGCCAGCGCGGCCGCGTATCATTTGGTGGCGCCGCTAGAGAAGCGTGCAACCCACCGCGGCGGCGTTCTCTTCCAAGCGTCGTCCTGGccagaggaggagggggaggagcgcGCGAATGGGCCACGGCCATAAACCCCATCCCTTCTCCTTCTCAAACACCAACGCCGTCACCGTGCCGTCGCGGGCTGGAGTCCTATCTCCATCTCAAACGTCGGCACGCGGTGGATCTGCAACCCATGCCGGGTGGAGTTCCTTCCCCTGCTTCAAGCTAATTCGGTTTTTCCCTCTCATCCTGTCAGTTTTCTCTTTGTTGGCATTTTTGGTTCTCTGCTGTGAGGTTTTTTGAAGGTGATTTTGCTCGCATCTGTGATTTGTGTCTCTGTGTTCATCGTTTGATGAGGGATTCGATGTCAAATTCATTTGAGTCGATGAAAGGAAATCATGCAAAAAATCAAACACATACCTGTAGAATTGCGTTGGATTGGGTTCCAAAAAATAatgaaggaaaaaggaaaaacaaatCTGATCCGATTTTGTGGCCTTCATGCTTACTAACTTCGTTTTTAAGAGGCTCAGGAAAATGTAATTTTGGGCAGGGTTTGTCAAGCGGTGGTGCCTGAATGTATCTTCTCCTGTCACCTCCCTCCTTTCACAATAGAGTTATTGGGTCTACCTTTACTGGGTCTACTCCTGGATCCTGCTCTGTTTAATTATCCTTTTTTGTGCCAAAGCAGCCAAACCGCCAATCACAACAAATTGTAGATTAATGTTTCCAGCATTAGCTTGCTGCTCCTAGTTCCATACCTGCAATCAGTTGCAATACACCATGTTTTGTACTACCCCCTCCCCCCAATTAAACTTTATAACTAAATGAAAAAGTGTAGGAGACAGGAGTATTGACAGTGAGGACCCCTTGGAGCATGTAATTGACGGAACATCTAGCGAGGAGGAAGTATGGTAACACAAACACTTTATATTAGTCATTGTTCACTTGAAAATTGAAATACTCAACAGATTTTTCTTTTATCCTGGAATAGGATGCGTCGTCCTGGctagaggaggagggggaggagcgcGCGAGTGGGCCACGGCCATAAACCCCATCCCTTCTCCTTCTCAAACACCATCGCCATCACCGTGCCGTCGCGGGCTGGAGTCCAATCTCCCTCTCAAACGTCGGCACGCGGTGGATCTGCAACCCATGCCGGGTGGAGTTCCTTCCCCTGCTTCAAGCTAATTCGGTTTTTCCCTCTCATCCTGTCAGTTTTCTCTTTGTTGGCATTTTTGGTTCTCTGCTGTGAGGTTTTTTGAAGGTGATTTTGCTCGCATCTGTGATTTGTGTCTCTGTGTTCATCGTTTGATGAGGGATTCAATGTCAAATTCATTTGAGTCGATGACAGGAAATCATGCAAAAAATCAAACACATACCTGTAGAATTGCGTTGGATTGGGTTCCAAAAAATAatgaaggaaaaaggaaaaacaaatCTGATCCGATTTTGTGGCCTTCATGCTTACTAACTTCGTTTTTAAGAGGCTCCAGGAAAATGTAATTTTGGGTAGGGTTTGTCAAGCGGTGGTGCCTGAATGTATCTTCTCCTGTCACCTCCCTCCTTTCACAATAGAGTTATTGGGTCTACCTTTACTGGGTCTACTCCTGGATCCTGCTCTGTTTAATTATCCTTTTTTGTGCCAAAGCAGCCAAACCGCCAATCACCACAAATTGTAGATTAATGTTTCCAGCATTAGCTTGCTGCTCCTGGTTCCATACCTGCAATCAGTTGCAATACACCATGTTTTGTACTACCCCCTCCCCCCAATTAAACTTTATAACTAAATGAAAAAGTGTAGGAGACAGGAGTATTGACAGTGAGGACCCCTTGGAGCATGTAATTGACGGAACATCTAGCGAGGAGGAAGTATGGTAACACAAACACTTTATATTAGTCATTGTTCACTTGAAAATTGAAATACTCAACAGATTTTTCTTTTATCCTGGAATAGGATGCGTCGTCCTGGccagaggaggagggggaggagcgcCCGAGTGGGCCACGACCATAAACCCCATCCCTTCTCCTTCTCAAACACCATCGCCGTCACCGTCACGTCGCGGGCTGGAGTCCTATCTCCCTCTCAAACGTCGGCACACGGTGGATCTGCAACCCATGCCGGGTGGAGTTCCTTCCCCTGCTTCAAGCTAATTCGGTTTTTCCCTCTCATCCTGTCAGTTTTCTCTTTGTTGGCATTTTTGGTTCTCTGCTGTGAGGTTTTTTGAAGGTGATTTTGCTTGCATCTGTGATTTGTGTCTCTGTGTTCATCGTTTGATGAGGGATTCAATGTCAAATTCATTTGAGTCAATGACAGGAAATCATGCAAAAAATCAAACACATACCTGTAGAATTGCGTTGGATTGGGTTCCAAAAAATAatgaaggaaaaaggaaaaacaaatCTGATCCGATTTTGTGGCCTTCATGCTTACTAACTTCGTTTTTAAGAGGCTCCAGGAAAATGTAATTTTGGGTAGGGTTTGTCAAGCGGTGGTGCCTGAATGTATCTTCTCCTGTCACCTCCCTCCTTTCACAATAGAGTTATTGGGTCTACCTTTACTGGGTCTACTCCTGGATCCTGCTCTGTTTAATTATCCTTTTTTGTGCCAAAGTAGCCAAACCGCCAATCACCACAAATTGTAGATTAATGTTTCCAGCATTAGCTTGCTGCTCCTGGTTCCATACCTGCAATCAGTTGCAATACACCATGTTTTGTACTACCCCTCCCCCCAATTAAACTTTATAACTAAATGAAAAAGTGTAGGAGACAGGAGTATTAACAGTGAGGACCCCTTGGAGCATGTAATTGACGGAACATCTAGCGAGGAGGAAGTATGGTAACACAAACACTTTATATTAGTCATTGTTCACTTGAAAATTGAAATACTCAACAGATTTCTCTTTTATCCTGGAATAGGATGCGTCGTCCTGGccagaggaggagggggaggagcgcGCGAGTGGGCCATGGCCATAAACCCCATCCCTTCTCCTTCTCAAACACCATCGCCGTCACCGTGTCGTCGCGGGCTGGAGTCCTATCTCCCTCTCAAATGTCGGCACGCGGTGGATCTGCAACCCATGCCGGGTGGAGTTCCTTCCCCTGCTTCAAGCTAATTCGGTTTTTCCCTCTCATCCTGTCAGTTTTCTCTTTGTTGGCATTTTTGGTTCTCTGCTGTGAGGTTTTTTGAAGGTGATTTTGCTCGCATCTGTGATTTGTGTCTCTGTGTTCATCGTTTGATGAGGGATTCAATGTCAAATTCATTTGAGTCGATGACAGGAAATCATGCAAAAAAATCAAACACATACCTGTAGAATTGCGTTGGATTGGGTTCCAAAAAATAatgaaggaaaaaggaaaaacaaatCTGATCCGATTTTGTGGCCTTCATGCTTACTAACTTCGTTTTTAAGAGGCTCCAGGAAAATGTAATTGTGGGTAGGGTTTGTCAAGCGGTGGTGCCTGAATGTATCTTCTCCTGTCACCTCCCTCCTTTCACAATAGAGTTATTGGGTCTACCTTTACTAGGTCTACTCCTGGATCCTGCTCTATTTAATTATCCTTTTTTGTGCCAAAGCAGCCAAACCACCAATCACCACAAATTGTAGATTAATGTTTCCAGCATTAGCTTGCTGCTCCTGGTTCCATACCTGCAATCAGTTGCAATACACCATGTTTTGTACTACCCCCTCCCCCCAATTAAACTTTATAACTAAATGAAAAAGTGTAGGAGACATGAGTATTGACAGTGAGGACCCCTTGGAGCATGTAATTGACGGAACATCTAGCGAGGAGGAAGTATGGTAACACAAACACTTTATATTAGTCATTGTTCACTTGAAAATTGAATACTCAACAGATTTTTCTTTTATCCTGGAATAGGATGCGTCGTCCTGGccagaggaggagggggaggagcgcGCGAGTGGGCCACGACCATAAACCCCATCCCTTCTCCTTCTCAAACACCATCGCCGTCACCGTGACGTTGCGGGCTGGAGTCCTATCTCCCTCTCAAACGTCGGCACACGGTGGATCTGCAACCCATGCCGGGTGGAGTTCCTTCCCCTGCTTCAAGCTAATTCAGTTTTTCCCTCTCATCCTGTCAGTTTTCTCTTTGTTGGCATTTTTGGTTCTCTGCTGTGAGGTTTTCTGAAGGTGATTTTGCTTGCATCTGTGATTTGTGTCTCTGTGTTCATTGTTTGATGAGGGATTCAATGTCAAATTTATTTGAGTCGATGACAGGAAATCATGCAAAAAATCAAACACATACCTGTAGAATTGCGTTGGATTGGGTTCCAAAAAATAatgaaggaaaaaggaaaaacaaatCTGATCCGATTTTGTGGCCTTCATGCTTACTAACTTCGTTTTTAAGAGGCTCCAGGAAAATGTAATTTTGGGTAGGGTTTGTCAAGCGGTGGTGCCTGAATGTATCTTCTCCTGTCACCTCCCTCCTTTCACAATAGAGTTATTGGGTCTACCTTTACTAGGTCTACTCTTGGATCCTGCTCTGTTTAATTATCCTTTTTTGTGCCAAAGTAGCCAAACCGCCAATCACCACAAATTGTAGATTAATGTTTCCAGCATTAGCTTGCTGCTCCTGGTTCCATACCTGCAATCAGTTGCAATACACCATGTTTTGTACTACCCCCTCCCCCCAATTAAACTTTATAACTAAATGAAAAAGTGTAGGAGACATGAGTATTAACAGTGAGGACCCCTTGGAGCATGTAATTGACGGAACATCTAGCGAGGAGGAAGTATGGTAACACAAACACTTTATATTAGTCATTGTTCACTTGAAAATTGAAATACTCAACAGATTTTTCTTTTATCCTGGAATAGGATGTGTCGTCCTGGccagaggaggagggggaggagcgcGCGAGTGGGCCACGGCCATAAACCCCATCCCTTCTCCTTCTCAAACACCATCGCCGTCACCGTGCCGTCGCGGGCTGGAGTCCTATCTCCCTCTCAAACGTCGGCACGCGGTGGATCTGCAACCCATGCCGGGTGGAGTTCCTTCCCCTGCTTCAAGCTAATTCGGTTTTTCCCTCTCATCCTGTCAGTTTTCTCTTTGTTGGCATTTTTGGTTCTCTGCTGTGAGGTTTTTTGAAGGTGATTTTGCTCGCATCTGTGATTTGTGTCTCTGTGTTCATCGTTTGATGAGGGATTCAATGTCAAATTCATTTGAGTCGATGACATGAAATCATGCAAAAAATCAAACACATACCTGTAGAATTGCGTTGGATTGGGTTCCAAAAAATAatgaaggaaaaaggaaaaacaaatCTGATCCGATTTTGTGGCCTTCATGCTTACTAACTTCGTTTTTAAGAGGCTCCAGGAAAATGTAATTTTGGGTAGGGTTTGTCAAGCGGTGGTGCCTGAATGTATCTTCTCCTGTCACCTCCCTCCTTTCACAATAGAGTTATTGGGTCTACCTTTACTAGGTCTACTCCTGGATCCTGCTCTGTTTAATTATCCTTTTTTGTGCCAAAGCAGCCAAACCGCCAATCACCACAACTTGTAGATTAATGTTTCCAGCATTAGCTTGCTGCTCCTGGTTCCATACCTGCAATCAGTTGCAATACACCATGTTTTGTACTACCCCCTCCCCCCAATTGAACTTTATAACTAAATGAAAAAGTGTAGGAGACAGGAGTATTGACAGTGAGGACCCCTTGGAGCATGTAATTGACGGAACATCTAGCGAGGAGGAAGTATGGTAACACAAACACTTTATATTAGTCATTGTTCACTTGAAAATTGAATACTCAACAGATTTGTCTTTTATCCTGGAATAGGATGCGTCGTCCTGGccagaggaggagggggaggagcgcGCGAGTGGGCCACGACCATAAACCCCATCCCTTCTCCTTCTCAAACACCATCGCCGTCACCGTGACGTCGCGGGCTGGAGTCCTATCTCCCTCTCAAACGTCGGCACACGGTGGATCTGCAACCCATGCCGGGTGGAGTTCCTTCCCCTGCTTCAAGCTAATTCGGTTTTCCCTCTCATCCTGTCAGTTTTCTCTTTGTTGGCATTTTTGGTTCTCTGCTGTGAGGTTTTTTGAAGGTGATTTTGCTTGCATCTGTGATTTGTGTCTCTGTGTTCATCGTTTGATGAGGGATTCAATATCAAATTCATTTGAGTCGATGACAGGAAATCATGCAAAAAATCAAACACATACCTGTAGAATTGCGTTGGATTGGGTTCCAAAAAATAatgaaggaaaaaggaaaaacaaatCTGATCCGATTTTGTGGCCTTCATGCTTACTAACTTCGTTTTTAAGAGGCTCCAGGAAAATGGTATTTTGGGTAGGGTTTGTCAAGAGGTGGTGCCTGAATGTATCTTCTCCTGTCACCTCCCTCCTTTCACAATAGAGTTATTGGGTCTATCTTTACTGGGTCTACTCCTGGATCCTGCTCTGTTTAATTATCCTTTTTTGTGCCAAAGTAGCCAAACCGCCAATCACCACAAATTGTAGATTAATGTTTCCAACATTAGCTTGCTGCTCCTGGTTCCATACCTGCAATCAGTTGCAATACACCATGTTTTGTACTACCCCCTCCCCCCAATTAAACTTTATAACTAAATGAAAAAGTGTAGGAGACAGGAGTATTAACAGTGAGGACCCCTTGGAGCATGTAATTGACGGAACATCTAGCGAGGAGGAAGTATGGTAACACAAACACTTTATATTAGTCATTGTTCACTTGAAAATTGAAATACTCAACAGATTTTTCTTTTATCCTGGAATAGGATGCTACTCAAAACCACTTGAGTTTGGTGAACAAAGATGAGAACCAGCAAACTATGGCTGACCTATTTCAAGAAGTTTTTAATCCAACAAACATGGATGGTGCCATGAAATCAATGAGATCAACAGGGTATAATAATCTCGAATTCTTGCCAGTTCTTATTGAAATGACCATTTGCACTGGAATTCTGATTATTTATTAGTCTTGCTCTGTGGCAGAGCTGGTAACTATGGAAGAATGCAACAGATTATGCAGATGGAGAAAGATTGGCATGTGGAATTCTTGAGACAGTATAGCAGAGAGCACAATTATTCAGGTGGTGTTGTTGGTAGCAGTTGGTATAACTTAATGAAATGACGAGAAAAAAATTCTTGTTTTTCTTACCCTCTGTTCCTTTCCCATGATACAACTAACAAAATGAAATGGTACATTCAGGTATCTTTAAAACCTTTTCACTTCCAAATTAGAATAATATCATGCTCAAGAGGTAGAAATGTTTGGACAACACCGTCTAATGAACATTTTCTGATGTTTTTTTATTTTAATAGTAACTATAGGTGACTGACTTCTTTAAAACTATTTGTGTTGTACTTGAAGCATCTTCTACACCGCAGAAAAGCTTTGAAGAGTTACAGTCTCATATAAAACAGGTAATTTTGTACTAATTGTTTTCTTTATTTTCCCAAAGGTGTGCCACTTCCATTAGTATTTTTCCAGTGCAGACGATTGAAAACTACTGTTTTACATCACCTCTCTGTCATAGGAATAGTTTACTACTCTAATGCTCATTCTATTAACATTGACAAAAATATATATCACTTGAAGACAGGTATGTGTTTCAATCCTCTAGATTTATATTTCTTTATTTATATATACAACTagttatatgcccgtgcgttgctacggattcAATATTATAAAACACAATATTTTTTTGTATATTAATGTATTTTATCATAGCAACACACGAGCATATACCTAGTTAGATTCTTATGTGGTGAGATCACAACTATTTAATTCCATTATGCTCTATAGGTTGCATGTACACGAGATAGTTCACGGGCAACATATGGATGAAGTGGTTCCTAAATTAAACTTCTTGGTGCCCATTCCAGATCAATACATTAACTTTTTGGTAACAAAAAAATGCAAAATGGGGAATGAGAGGTAGCAATGTCTACTGATTTATATGATTTTTCTTATCAATGAGTTTGTTGGTAGCTCCTTTTTTTCTTTCTATGTATAACATCTTTGCCGTTTTAAATTCATGGGAATGATTAAACATAACAGGGGGAAACTTCGAATATGTTCATATTCTTATCTAATTGTGCTAGCTCTGTCAATCCACCACGTCATCCCGGGCTTCATGTGCTAGGGCGGCGACTTCACCGGGACAACGACACTGGCGGCGAGTCCATCTACGGCGCCAGGTTCGCCGACGAGAACTTCAAGCTACGCCACACGGGGCCCAGCGTGCTCTCCATGGCCAACGCAGGGCCCG
This genomic window contains:
- the LOC103652077 gene encoding LOW QUALITY PROTEIN: peptidyl-prolyl cis-trans isomerase CYP19-3-like (The sequence of the model RefSeq protein was modified relative to this genomic sequence to represent the inferred CDS: inserted 1 base in 1 codon; substituted 1 base at 1 genomic stop codon), which translates into the protein MGMIKHNRGKLRICSYSYLIVLALSIHHVIPGFMCXGGDFXRDNDTGGESIYGARFADENFKLRHTGPSVLSMANAGPDTNGSQFLICTVQTPWLDGKHVVFGKVVDGYAVVDKMEAVGSQSCATVETIRIEDCG